AGATGCCATCCCGGCTCACTGCTTCGAGCCTTCGCTCGTGACTTCCTACTACTATGTCGTCCGCGACCTCACCATGGTCGCCGGCCTCGTCTGGGCTGCTCTCACCTACATCCCCGGCATTCAGGACCCCATCCTGCGCGCCACCGCCTGGATGGTCTACGGCTTCGTACAGGGTCTCATCTGCACCGGCGTCTGGATTCTCGGCCACGAGTGCGGCCACGGCGCCTTCTCCAAGTCCGACAAGGTGAACAACATCACCGGATGGGCCCTTCACTCCTTCCTTCTCGTCCCCTACTTCTCATGGAAGTTCTCTCACCACCGCCACCACCGCTTCACCGGTCACATGAAGAAAGACATGGCCTTCGTTCCTGCCACCGCTCCCAAGCCCTCCAAGAAGCCCTTGTTCGGAAGCATCGACCTTCACGAGCTCTTCGAGGACACGCCCATTGCCCAGGCCATCAACCTGCTCACCCACCAGCTCTTCGGATGGCAGGCGTACCTCTTCTTCAATGCCACCGCCGGCAAGGGTAGCTTGCAGCGTGAGGTCAACGGTCTCGGACGTTGGCTGGGTGTCAGCCACTTCGGCCCCACCAGTGCCGTGTTCCGTCCCAATGAGGCTATCTTCATTGCCATCTCTGATATTGGCCTGGCCATCACCTTCTCCGCCCTGTACTATGCTTCCACCATCCTAGATGTCTCCACCGTCGCTCTCCTCTACGCGGTCCCCTACTTCTGGGTCCACCACTGGCTCGGTACGCCCCCTGCCCCTTCACTTGTGATCCTTGAAGCTTGACCTTTGGGTTTCACAAGCAAATGTGTTTATCATAGTGCTAATTGACCCCTCAGTTGCCATCACTTACCTCCACCACAACCACCCTGAGGTCCACCACTACACTGAGGAGGGCTGGACTTTCGTCAAGGGTGCCATTGCCACCGTTGACCGTGAGTTCGGCTTCATCGGCAAGCACCTCTTCCACGGCATCATTGAGAAGCACGTCGTTCACCACCTGTTCCCGTAAGCTTTGCCTCCCATCATGAGAAATCTCCCGAGCCATCGCTAACAGATCCTAGTCGCATTCCTTTCTACAAGGCTGACGAGGCTACTGAGGCCATCAAGCCTGTCC
The window above is part of the Colletotrichum lupini chromosome 9, complete sequence genome. Proteins encoded here:
- a CDS encoding fatty acid desaturase, with the protein product RAYPSFPFVHLILYPLSNSEVIPNNLVCTLSYAMATQRTSSTVVVEKPQKKTNEPVFPDIQTIRDAIPAHCFEPSLVTSYYYVVRDLTMVAGLVWAALTYIPGIQDPILRATAWMVYGFVQGLICTGVWILGHECGHGAFSKSDKVNNITGWALHSFLLVPYFSWKFSHHRHHRFTGHMKKDMAFVPATAPKPSKKPLFGSIDLHELFEDTPIAQAINLLTHQLFGWQAYLFFNATAGKGSLQREVNGLGRWLGVSHFGPTSAVFRPNEAIFIAISDIGLAITFSALYYASTILDVSTVALLYAVPYFWVHHWLVAITYLHHNHPEVHHYTEEGWTFVKGAIATVDREFGFIGKHLFHGIIEKHVVHHLFPRIPFYKADEATEAIKPVLGDLYNHDGRSFLGQLWSVFGTLKYVENDPNCPGAMRWAK